A part of Aspergillus flavus chromosome 1, complete sequence genomic DNA contains:
- a CDS encoding 1,3-beta-glucanosyltransferase gel3, whose amino-acid sequence MKLSSIVAGASLFASSVIAADLDPIIIKGSKFFYKSNDTQFYIRGVAYQQEYSGPDSSANSFKDPLADADACKRDVPYLEKLGTNTIRVYAIDPKSDHKECMSLLSDAGIYVIADLSSPGDSINRNEPKWDNDLYNRYVTVVDELSQYSNVIGFFAGNEVSNSENTTSASAFVKAAVRDTKQYIKAKNYRSMGVGYATSDDSSIRKNMANYFNCNSADDSIDFWGYNVYSWCGDSNYEKSGYASRTEEFKDYTVPVFFAEYGCNAVQPRKFTEVQALYGDKMADVWSGGIVYMYFQEENNYGLVSVDGNKVSTKADFSYLSKELASATPSGTKKGDYQPTNTALQSCPTVDDKWLATSSPLPPSPNQDLCSCMEESLSCALKDKVSGEQLDKLFGTVCGYDVCDGITTNATTGKYGAYSVCTPQQQLSYAINLYYQNQKAKGNGDKACDFNGAATTQSSKSGGSACSALLKEAGTSGTGTVTSSPTGTAGSGASDGAAASSSGSAGGLVAPSSVNVGIFQLGAYVVTAMVAGAGMIVL is encoded by the exons ATGAAGTTGTCCAGTATTGTCGCGGGCGCCTCACTCTTCGCCAGCAGTGTTATTGCAGCTGACCTAGaccccatcatcatcaagggcTCTAAATTCTTCTACAAGAGCAACGACACACAGTT TTACATTCGCGGTGTTGCCTACCAGC AGGAGTATTCTGGTCCCGATTCTTCCGCCAACAGTTTCAAGGATCCCCTTGCCGACGCCGATGCTTGCAAGCGTGATGTACCTTATCTTGAAAAGCTGGGCACTAACACCATTCGCGTGTATGCTATCGATCCTAAGTCCGATCATAAGGAGTGTATGAGCCTTCTCAGTGACGCCGGTATCTATGTCATTGCGGATCTCTCGTCCCCGGGTGATTCTATTAATCGCAACGAACCAAAGTGGGATAACGACCTGTACAATAGATATGTGACCGTGGTTGATGAGCTGTCGCAATACTCGAACGTTATTGGTTTCTTCGCTGGAAATGAGGTCTCCAACAGTGAGAATACCACGTCTGCCAGTGCCTTTGTCAAGGCTGCTGTCCGTGACACGAAGCAGTATATTAAGGCCAAGAACTATCGTTCTATGGGTGTTGGCTATGCTACTAGCGATGACTCGAGCATCCGTAAAAACATGGCCAACTACTTTAACTGTAACAGCGCGGATGACAGTATTGACTTCTGGGGTTACAATGTGTACTCTTGGTGTGGTGACTCCAACTACGAGAAGTCCGGGTACGCTTCTCGTACTGAGGAGTTCAAGGACTACACTGTCCCTGTCTTCTTTGCTGAGTATGGTTGCAATGCTGTTCAGCCTCGCAAGTTCACGGAAGTCCAGGCTCTTTACGGAGACAAGATGGCTGATGTCTGGTCGGGAGGTATTGTGTATATGTACTTCCAGGAAGAGAATAACTATG GCCTGGTGTCTGTTGATGGCAACAAGGTCAGCACTAAGGCGGATTTCAGCTACCTGTCGAAGGAGTTGGCTAGCGCAACCCCCTCTGGCACCAAGAAGGGCGATTATCAGCCGACAAACACTGCTCTTCAGTCTTGTCCGACTGTCGATGACAAGTGGCTGGCAACCTCCAGCCCACTACCTCCCTCTCCAAACCAAGACCTCTGCTCCTGCATGGAGGAAAGCCTAAGCTGCGCTCTGAAGGACAAAGTATCCGGCGAGCAGCTAGATAAGCTCTTCGGTACTGTTTGCGGCTACGACGTCTGCGATGGAATCACCACCAATGCCACCACTGGCAAATATGGCGCTTACAGTGTGTGCACTCCTCAGCAGCAACTGTCGTACGCAATCAACCTCTACTACCAGAACCAGAAAGCAAAGGGTAACGGTGACAAGGCTTGTGACTTCAACGGGGCTGCTACCACCCAGAGCTCGAAGAGCGGCGGCAGTGCTTGCTCTGCACTCCTCAAGGAGGCCGGCACTTCCGGTACCGGCACCGTTACATCTTCTCCCACTGGTACTGCTGGCTCTGGTGCTTCCGATGGTGCTGCTGCATCTAGCTCTGGATCTGCCGGCGGTTTGGTCGCTCCTTCTAGCGTCAACGTTGGTATCTTCCAGCTCGGCGCCTATGTGGTGACGGCCATGGTCGCCGGTGCGGGCATGATCGTCCTGTAG
- a CDS encoding putative SprT family metallopeptidase, which translates to MARLNPTSPVKQGGTRENATKSVRKLKSNTNSVFSSRFRDTSPTPKVGDHSGTLFDEPEFKRPTARTTTNDKPVQRQRKLQRSGTVSSGTFNIFSDSDGLSDPDDVSFASTMRSSTTRSSTEGRPSDPLQLARANSLLMPQSRHSRSRSTRKSELYDYTKENYPVEEVVEDYSTTSSISRNPSDASSTRRSPTRREPRQTNTRRQNGRQFRDYRQPANRSEDEESDDGFNSLDDFIVSDSEEPSRHEASASESEPEEMKRAPSPPRVKRRLVRGRRLNPEEQIKRALESSANTSLRLEPSLPAAVSMPSDHQASPRKLFRNTSNIDEKMSRLDMEDDDAGVDDNEVDHDTAEEAAAEVAAVDEMDADEYDPSAQLQQDLENFLGGFEPRSQTSEAEKANLETPPASPSKTTLKSASKGKTHIPPTPYRESVDAFWSQEATNDWIDQHSPRKLHNLLQELEESDNEVDPEIMPRNKTTKKAAKPPSKTALKKAEMEKKKAALERKKSFDNKKAAVAEDFFKVLDDHVTGGRIQEIAEETGGVQIIWSKTLQTTAGRANWKREKLRTEGTLGTEPQTPGGSLSKHHASIELAERIIDDEDRLLNTLAHEYCHLANFIISNVHNNPHGASFKQWGLKCKEALKDHPVYGGRFEVTTKHSYKIDYKYVWSCVDCGQTYGRHSKSIDTTKSRCGKCKGLLQQIKPKPRSVSPRKKQPLGDSEKVAVDEVANVLGEISLGN; encoded by the exons ATGGCTCGACTCAACCCAACGAGCCCCGTCAAACAAGGCGGCACCCGCGAGAATGCGACCAAATCAGTCCGAAAACTGAAGTCCAATACCAACTCGGTCTTCTCGAGCAGATTCAGAGATACGTCGCCCACTCCCAAGGTGGGAGACCACTCGGGGACATTATTCGACGAACCAGAGTTCAAACGGCCGACGGCGAGAACGACGACAAATGATAAGCCTGTTCAACGACAGAGAAAGCTGCAACGGAGCGGAACGGTATCCAGTGGGACGTTCAATATCTTTTCCGACAGTGATGGACTGAGTGACCCTGACGATGTCTCCTTTGCATCGACTATGCGCTCCTCGACTACGCGCTCTTCGACCGAAGGACGTCCTAGTGACCCGTTGCAGTTGGCACGTGCTAATTCGCTGCTGATGCCGCAGTCGAGACACTCTAGGAGCCGGTCGACAAGGAAGTCCGAGCTCTATGATTACACCAAGGAGAATTACCCCgtcgaggaggttgtcgaGGATTACTCCACTACCTCCTCTATCAGTCGGAACCCATCTGATGCATCCTCAACGCGGCGGTCTCCTACCAGAAGGGAACCCCGGCAGACGAATACTAGAAGACAAAATGGCCGGCAGTTTCGGGATTATCGCCAACCGGCAAATCGgtccgaagatgaggaaagtGATGATGGGTTCAACTCTCTGGATGACTTCATTGTTAGTGATAGCGAAGAGCCTAGCCGCCACGAGGCATCCGCCAGTGAGTCAGAACCGGAAGAGATGAAGAGGGCACCTTCGCCGCCGAGAGTCAAAAGGAGACTGGTTCGGGGCAGAAGGCTGAACCCTGAGGAACAGATAAAGAGGGCCTTGGAGAGCTCGGCGAATACAAGCCTTCGTCTAGAGCCCTCTTTACCAGCTGCTGTTTCGATGCCCTCTGACCACCAGGCCAGTCCAAGAAAGCTATTCCGTAATACCTCTAATATCGATGAGAAGATGAGCCGTCTGGATATGGAGGACGATGACGCTGGCGTTGACGATAATGAGGTCGACCACGATACTGCTGAGGAGGCTGCTGCTGAGGTAGCTGCTGTTGATGAAATGGACGCTGATGAATATGACCCGTCCGCTCAACTCCAACAAGATTTGGAAAA CTTTCTAGGAGGTTTTGAGCCTCGCTCGCAAACCTCAGAGGCCGAAAAGGCGAATTTGGAAACACCACCTGCCAGCCCCTCTAAAACCACTCTCAAATCAGCTTCAAAAGGCAAAACGCATATTCCACCCACACCATATCGCGAGAGCGTAGATGCTTTCTGGTCCCAGGAAGCTACAAACGATTGGATCGATCAACATTCACCGCGCAAATTACACAACTTGCTGCAGGAACTCGAGGAGTCGGATAACGAGGTTGACCCCGAGATCATGCctagaaacaaaacaacaaagaAGGCAGCCAAGCCTCCTAGCAAGACAGCCCTGAAAAAGGccgagatggagaagaagaaagccgccCTTGAGCGCAAGAAGTCGTTTGATAATAAGAAGGCCGCTGTCGCAGAAGACTTCTTCAAGGTTCTAGATGACCACGTTACTGGTGGCCGTATCCAAGAAATAGCCGAGGAAACGGGTGGTGTCCAGATCATCTGGAGCAAGACACTTCAGACAACCGCTGGACGGGCGAACTGGAAGCGAGAGAAGCTGCGAACGGAGGGTACGCTTGGGACAGAGCCCCAGACGCCTGGAGGCTCTCTATCCAAGCACCATGCTAGTATCGAACTGGCTGAACGGATAATTGATGACGAGGATCGCTTGCTGAACACGCTAGCTCACGAGTACTGCCACCTGGCTAACTTTATCATCTCCAACGTCCACAATAACCCCCATGGAGCAAGCTTTAAGCAATGGGGGCTGAAGTGCAAAGAAGCTCTGAAGGACCACCCTGTCTATGGCGGACGCTTCGAAGTGACGACCAAGCACAGCTACAAAATCGACTACAAGTACGTATGGAGCTGTGTGGACTGCGGTCAGACATATGGACGTCATTCAAAGAGCATCGATACTACCAAGTCGCGATGTGGGAAATGCAAAGGCCTGCTCCAGCAGATCAAACCAAAGCCACGGAGTGTCTCACCCCGAAAGAAACAGCCCCTTGGAGATTCCGAGAAAGTGGCCGTCGACGAGGTCGCGAACGTGCTAGGGGAGATCAGCTTGGGCAACTGA
- a CDS encoding putative Ran-interacting protein Mog1, translating to MTTYTPRDFYGGAIKGLIPQNWVDASNVREIPSHQEVYLSRTTLTSQITEINQRVTDPETSSLDTLINTQLQSQPLNPDAKAALYHVHDLCDEDDKLEIVTAPTRVILRKFPAGVVGYRGVVRVVSPKASSRAGARVGSGVGIGGAVAGSSAEGELTSTVTLWYLVVRLVEQETDLVVFVNVPREEFERAGDLRGLEAEERLAEGLIDGLVQELEVVDWGLFC from the exons ATGACAACATACACCCCCCGCGACTTCTACGGTGGCGCAATCAAAGGTCTAATCCCGCAGAACTGGGTCGACGCAAG tAACGTCCGCGAAATCCCCTCCCACCAAGAAGTCTACCTCTCCCGCACAACCCTAACATCCCAAATCACCGAAATCAACCAACGCGTCACAGACCCCGAGACATCCTCTCTCGATACTCTCATAAACACACAACTCCAATCCCAGCCACTCAACCCGGACGCAAAAGCAGCCCTGTACCATGTCCACGACCTCTGCGATGAGGACGATAAGTTGGAGATCGTGACGGCGCCGACACGGGTTATTTTGAGGAAATTCCCGGCTGGGGTTGTGGGGTATCGGGGTGTTGTGAGGGTTGTTTCTCCTAAGGCTTCTTCTAGGGCTGGGGCTAGGGTTGGGTCTggggttgggattgggggTGCGGTTGCCGGGTCGAGTGCTGAGGGGGAGTTGACTAGTACTGTGACGTTGTGGTATTTGGTGGTGAGGTTGGTGGAGCAGGAGACggatttggtggtgtttgttAATGTGCCGAGGGAGGAGTTTGAGAGGGCTGGGGATTTGAGGGGGTTGGAGGCGGAGGAAAGGTTGGCTGAGGGGTTGATTGATGGTTTAGTACAGGAGTTGGAGGTTGTTGATTGGGGTTTATTTTGTTAG